Proteins co-encoded in one Leptospira montravelensis genomic window:
- the murA gene encoding UDP-N-acetylglucosamine 1-carboxyvinyltransferase has translation MSSSYFKIIGKNPLHGTVVPQGNKNEALPLLGALLLWEGDVILENLPEIADVLKLMEVLRQIGVEITSTGPKGSYLFQKKNPVKSDLPYELCSQLRGAVTLAGPILARTGRVFLPKPGGDKIGRRRMDTHLLALEALGAKIEVFPDGYMITADRLVGKDILLDEASVTATENAVMAAVYAEGLTTIRNAASEPHVQGLCRFLIAAGAKIEGVGTNHLTITGVSSLKSPPGGLKHRIGSDYLEIGSFISLAAVTGGEIHITDVNPEDIRMIRMVYSRLGIEVRPTENGILVPSDQKMEIIPDYHGATPKIDDAPWPGFPADMTSVALVTATQCKGTVLIHEKLFESRLFFVDNIIAMGAQIILCDPHRAIVIGANRLYGQRVASPDIRAGMAMIIAALCAEGQSEIHNIVQIDRGFESIDTRLRSLGAQIERVSD, from the coding sequence GTGAGCTCTTCCTACTTTAAAATTATCGGCAAAAATCCTCTCCACGGGACAGTTGTTCCCCAAGGAAATAAAAATGAGGCACTTCCACTTCTCGGAGCCCTCCTACTTTGGGAAGGAGACGTCATCCTTGAAAACCTTCCAGAAATTGCAGACGTTCTAAAACTTATGGAAGTGCTCCGCCAAATTGGAGTAGAAATCACTTCCACAGGTCCAAAAGGATCTTATCTCTTTCAGAAAAAAAATCCAGTGAAATCGGACCTTCCCTACGAACTTTGTTCTCAACTCCGAGGAGCAGTCACTTTAGCTGGACCTATCCTTGCTCGGACTGGTAGGGTTTTTCTTCCTAAACCAGGGGGAGATAAAATTGGCCGACGTCGTATGGACACACATTTATTGGCTCTTGAAGCTCTTGGTGCCAAAATCGAAGTATTTCCCGATGGTTATATGATCACAGCTGACCGATTGGTCGGAAAAGATATTTTACTTGATGAGGCATCTGTCACTGCCACCGAAAATGCGGTGATGGCTGCTGTTTATGCTGAGGGCCTAACAACGATTCGTAATGCTGCATCCGAACCCCATGTACAAGGACTTTGTCGTTTTTTAATCGCTGCCGGTGCCAAAATTGAAGGAGTCGGAACAAACCACTTAACGATCACAGGCGTTAGTTCCCTAAAGTCTCCACCGGGTGGACTCAAACATAGAATTGGTTCGGATTATTTAGAAATTGGATCTTTTATCAGTTTGGCTGCCGTGACAGGCGGGGAGATTCACATTACCGATGTCAATCCAGAAGACATTCGAATGATTCGAATGGTTTATTCTCGCCTGGGAATAGAGGTAAGGCCTACAGAAAATGGAATCCTTGTTCCTTCGGACCAAAAGATGGAAATCATTCCCGACTATCATGGGGCCACACCTAAAATTGATGATGCACCTTGGCCAGGATTTCCAGCAGATATGACCTCTGTAGCTCTTGTCACAGCGACTCAATGTAAAGGAACCGTTCTCATTCACGAAAAACTTTTTGAATCAAGACTCTTCTTTGTCGACAATATCATTGCTATGGGCGCTCAAATCATCCTCTGTGACCCACACAGAGCCATTGTGATCGGAGCCAACCGTTTGTATGGACAAAGGGTCGCAAGCCCCGATATCCGTGCCGGGATGGCTATGATCATTGCCGCACTATGTGCAGAAGGTCAAAGTGAAATTCATAACATTGTTCAGATTGATAGAGGTTTTGAATCGATTGACACCCGCCTGCGGTCCTTGGGTGCTCAAATCGAAAGAGTCTCCGATTAG
- a CDS encoding 4Fe-4S dicluster domain-containing protein: protein MKRKDLFREGFKSVFQFTFTKADELTEAIKEVWEEEKTPQTKSKPRAKSPTSKEKLPAKPTTVRKRKTKMFQTLSLPPGASPDFFSLCTGCNECIFACPYAVLFPVTTGESGKIFPHLDPNAKACHLCTDWPCISVCPEEALLPYELSGEKPNFGKAKAITEHCINEKTGESTCNACFVTCPIEKTVKFKGNLPVFASSSCTGCGLCVESCPSFPKAIQIKFKKQ, encoded by the coding sequence ATGAAACGAAAAGACCTTTTCCGAGAAGGGTTTAAATCCGTATTTCAATTTACCTTTACGAAAGCGGATGAACTGACAGAAGCCATTAAAGAAGTTTGGGAGGAAGAAAAAACTCCCCAAACAAAATCAAAACCAAGGGCAAAATCACCAACTAGCAAAGAAAAGTTGCCTGCAAAACCAACAACTGTCCGGAAACGCAAAACTAAAATGTTCCAGACTTTGTCCCTACCTCCTGGCGCATCTCCCGATTTTTTTTCTCTTTGTACTGGATGTAATGAATGTATTTTTGCCTGTCCTTATGCCGTCTTATTCCCTGTTACAACAGGGGAATCTGGAAAAATATTTCCACATTTAGATCCAAATGCAAAAGCTTGTCATCTCTGCACCGACTGGCCCTGCATTAGTGTTTGTCCTGAAGAGGCCCTCCTACCGTACGAATTGTCCGGTGAAAAACCAAATTTTGGTAAGGCGAAAGCCATCACAGAACATTGTATTAACGAAAAAACAGGTGAATCCACTTGTAATGCCTGTTTTGTTACCTGTCCGATCGAAAAAACTGTCAAATTTAAAGGGAATTTACCAGTTTTTGCCTCATCATCTTGTACGGGCTGCGGACTATGTGTTGAATCTTGCCCAAGTTTTCCGAAAGCAATTCAGATTAAATTCAAAAAACAATAA
- a CDS encoding LIC10235 family protein — translation MEPQKVGPGQIDKIAEDLKKDPEKSIGNYLFKGFRIQISKYKASGAERVQQLYKRRRAQGLCIVCGTKVTRKNPVTGILYRLCDTHRAEIDQKNKEKAKAKKGK, via the coding sequence ATGGAACCACAAAAAGTAGGCCCAGGACAAATTGACAAAATTGCAGAGGATTTGAAAAAAGATCCTGAAAAATCCATTGGAAATTACCTTTTCAAAGGATTCAGAATTCAAATCTCTAAATACAAAGCTTCTGGTGCAGAAAGAGTACAACAACTCTACAAAAGAAGAAGAGCGCAAGGTCTTTGCATCGTTTGTGGAACTAAAGTAACACGTAAAAATCCTGTAACAGGTATCCTTTACAGACTTTGTGACACTCACAGAGCTGAAATTGATCAAAAAAACAAAGAAAAAGCGAAAGCAAAAAAAGGAAAATAA